From the Bacteroidia bacterium genome, one window contains:
- a CDS encoding Na+/H+ antiporter subunit C: MTILLSILSGALFAAGVYLLLRRNLIRIVLGLIFIGHAANLLILLSDGLSKAAPPIIAQGRQVLEPPYADPLPQALILTAIVISFGVFAFFLVLIKRSYQVRGSDDIDQFRESGT, encoded by the coding sequence ATGACTATCCTTCTCTCCATATTGAGCGGCGCACTGTTCGCGGCGGGCGTGTATCTGTTGCTGCGGCGCAATCTGATCCGCATCGTGCTCGGTCTCATTTTCATCGGACATGCGGCGAATCTGCTCATCCTGCTGTCGGACGGCCTGAGCAAGGCCGCGCCGCCGATTATCGCGCAAGGGCGGCAGGTGCTCGAGCCACCGTACGCGGATCCTCTGCCACAGGCGCTGATTCTGACCGCCATCGTCATCAGTTTCGGCGTGTTCGCGTTTTTTCTCGTGCTCATCAAGCGCAGCTATCAGGTGCGCGGCAGCGACGACATCGATCAGTTCCGGGAGAGCGGCACATGA
- the mnhG gene encoding monovalent cation/H(+) antiporter subunit G has protein sequence MIPDIIVAVLLLGGAVFFFTSALGTLRFPDLYIRMHAATKGGAFGAVLMLLGVAMYFRDWWVGLEVLLVILFIFMTAPVAGHMISRAAYLLKTPMWEGTVLDEWKKDMETRKRE, from the coding sequence ATGATACCGGACATCATTGTGGCCGTACTGCTTCTGGGCGGCGCTGTCTTTTTCTTCACCTCCGCGCTGGGCACGCTGCGCTTCCCGGATCTGTACATACGCATGCACGCGGCCACCAAGGGCGGGGCCTTCGGCGCCGTGCTGATGTTGCTGGGCGTGGCGATGTATTTCCGCGACTGGTGGGTGGGCCTCGAAGTGCTGCTCGTGATACTCTTCATTTTCATGACCGCCCCCGTCGCCGGCCACATGATATCCCGCGCCGCTTATCTGCTCAAAACCCCCATGTGGGAAGGCACCGTGCTGGACGAGTGGAAGAAGGACATGGAAACGCGCAAGAGGGAGTGA
- a CDS encoding monovalent cation/H+ antiporter complex subunit F has protein sequence MTEAPSPLLHTAATIALVILMLSLALALWRLARGPALPDRVVTLDLVASIVLGIIAAYSVLSGVAIFLNAAVLLALIAFLGTVAFARYLERGVK, from the coding sequence ATGACGGAAGCGCCGTCCCCCCTGCTGCACACCGCCGCCACTATAGCGCTGGTGATACTGATGCTCTCGCTCGCCCTGGCGTTATGGCGGCTGGCGCGCGGCCCTGCCTTGCCGGACCGTGTGGTAACATTGGATCTTGTCGCCTCCATCGTGCTCGGGATCATTGCGGCATACAGCGTGCTGAGCGGAGTCGCGATATTTCTGAACGCCGCCGTGCTCCTGGCGCTCATCGCTTTTTTGGGCACGGTGGCATTCGCGCGCTATCTCGAGCGGGGTGTGAAATGA
- a CDS encoding DUF4007 family protein, giving the protein MSKPSRLPRNFHKSFKPERQYINALLRYAASGKSGDYQEIASETGIPMGVSSGKVPAIIDYCRGMGLIRLPSSSRTSIKKPDLTPFGRIVLLEDPFLKLNITQWVAHLYLCSPLCGAEVWYQTFFPGKQALGMAFERSKLETYLHSVLKIDKSGIIGPLVGTYEDDAAFRTCGALSEKSGVITRKPAPVSDEFGFGYGAWLLQLVHDHFPKNGQISVVELDSVAGWRTIPGWDIDALQRVLQLAERKGLFTVDRHMEPWLLHPRMDLEAAWKLIFCDLI; this is encoded by the coding sequence ATGAGTAAACCTTCGCGCCTTCCTCGAAATTTCCATAAATCTTTCAAGCCGGAGCGTCAGTACATCAATGCATTGCTCCGTTATGCGGCATCTGGAAAGTCAGGGGATTATCAGGAAATCGCATCGGAAACCGGTATTCCTATGGGGGTGTCGAGTGGCAAGGTTCCCGCTATTATCGATTATTGTCGGGGTATGGGGCTCATTCGACTACCTAGTTCCAGCCGAACATCTATAAAAAAGCCAGATCTCACACCCTTTGGCCGCATTGTGCTACTAGAAGACCCATTTTTAAAACTGAATATTACGCAGTGGGTAGCCCATTTATATCTTTGCAGCCCTTTATGTGGTGCTGAAGTCTGGTATCAAACCTTCTTTCCTGGCAAGCAAGCACTCGGAATGGCATTTGAGCGATCTAAATTGGAGACTTACCTTCACTCTGTTCTCAAAATAGACAAGTCCGGCATAATCGGGCCATTGGTTGGCACCTACGAGGATGATGCTGCGTTTCGAACTTGTGGAGCTTTGTCGGAAAAAAGTGGGGTTATTACTCGAAAACCTGCCCCGGTGAGTGACGAATTCGGTTTTGGATATGGTGCATGGTTGTTGCAGCTTGTACATGACCATTTCCCTAAGAACGGCCAAATTTCTGTTGTAGAGCTTGATTCGGTTGCTGGTTGGCGAACCATTCCAGGTTGGGACATAGATGCTCTTCAGCGAGTGCTCCAACTGGCCGAAAGAAAAGGATTGTTTACCGTTGACCGTCATATGGAGCCTTGGCTTTTGCATCCAAGGATGGATCTAGAAGCAGCCTGGAAACTAATTTTTTGTGATTTGATCTAA
- a CDS encoding Na+/H+ antiporter subunit E: MTLFRLLTPRRLWKALLFAIFYIEEMILSNFRVAHDVLTPRDHFRPGIVAIRLPELSDVQLIVLTNLVTMTPGTISMEVTYDRRTLYIHSMYIEDPETLRRQICQDYITRIREIVP, encoded by the coding sequence ATGACGTTGTTTCGCTTGCTGACGCCCCGCAGATTGTGGAAGGCCCTGCTGTTCGCGATTTTTTACATCGAGGAGATGATACTCTCGAATTTCCGCGTCGCCCACGACGTGCTCACGCCGCGCGATCATTTCCGGCCGGGTATCGTCGCGATACGGCTGCCCGAACTGAGCGATGTACAGCTCATCGTGCTGACCAATCTCGTGACGATGACGCCCGGCACGATAAGCATGGAAGTGACGTACGACAGACGGACCTTGTACATACACAGCATGTACATCGAGGATCCCGAGACGTTGCGCAGACAGATTTGTCAGGATTACATCACACGCATACGGGAGATCGTCCCATGA
- a CDS encoding Na+/H+ antiporter subunit B: MNSVILRIAARHLTLMLLLASVILLLRGHNAPGGGFIGGLLAASAVALRAMACGVDDARRLLRFDPRTLINGGLLVALSSGLPALFSDQPFMTGMWIVPELPLIGALPLGTPLWFDLGVYFAVIGFTLTIFFTLAEAPGEKQT, translated from the coding sequence GTGAATTCCGTCATCCTCCGCATCGCCGCGCGCCATCTCACGCTCATGCTCCTGCTCGCATCGGTCATCCTGCTGCTGCGCGGACACAACGCGCCGGGCGGCGGCTTTATCGGCGGATTGCTCGCGGCCTCCGCCGTGGCCCTGCGCGCCATGGCCTGCGGTGTGGACGACGCGCGCCGGCTGCTGCGCTTCGATCCCCGCACGCTGATCAACGGCGGATTGCTCGTGGCGCTGAGCAGCGGATTGCCGGCACTGTTCTCGGACCAGCCGTTCATGACGGGGATGTGGATAGTCCCGGAACTGCCGCTGATCGGCGCGCTCCCGCTCGGGACGCCGCTATGGTTCGATCTGGGCGTGTACTTCGCCGTGATCGGTTTTACGCTGACGATCTTTTTCACGCTGGCCGAGGCGCCGGGAGAGAAACAGACATGA
- a CDS encoding Na+/H+ antiporter subunit D, which translates to MMLMLPILLPLAGAALSSLLRARMLAQHIIAGVVTAGMLLVSVLLLHRVQSEGIQVLQVGGWDPPFGITLVADTFSALMLLLTALLGFAVTVYSFAGIDEQRKQHGYFRLLLVLLMGVSGAFLTGDLFNLYVWFEVMLIASFVLMVLGSERAQLEGAIKYVTMNLLASVLFLIGIGVLYGKTGSLNFADLAVRLSSNPQGALVNVSAVLFLIAFGIKAAVFPFFFWLPDSYHVPPPAVTAIFSGLLTKVGIYATLRTFSTIFVHDQGFTQPYFLIVAGLTMVIGVLGAVAQGEMRRLLSFHIISQIGYAMMGIGIFTGAALSGVLYFTLHVAIAKAGLFLVAGYILAVHGSTTLKDLGGLLRSSPFVAILFLILALALAGLPPLSGFFAKYALIQAGLEAGSYVIVATALAVSVLTLFSMTKIWGEAFWRERDGDAAPSAGARTLRRGDSWLLIAPIVLLALCTVAMGVGAQYVFDLTDQAARELIDPARYIHTIRGALP; encoded by the coding sequence ATGATGCTCATGCTCCCCATACTGCTGCCATTGGCCGGTGCCGCGCTGTCGTCGCTTCTGCGGGCACGCATGCTTGCGCAGCATATCATCGCCGGAGTGGTCACTGCGGGCATGCTTCTGGTGAGCGTACTCCTGCTGCACCGCGTGCAGAGCGAAGGCATACAGGTGCTGCAGGTCGGCGGCTGGGATCCCCCCTTCGGCATTACGCTCGTCGCGGACACGTTTTCGGCATTGATGCTGCTGTTGACCGCGCTGCTCGGCTTTGCCGTGACGGTGTATTCCTTCGCGGGTATTGACGAGCAGCGGAAGCAGCACGGCTATTTCCGTTTGCTGCTCGTCCTGCTGATGGGTGTATCCGGTGCGTTTCTCACCGGCGATCTGTTCAATCTCTACGTCTGGTTCGAGGTCATGCTCATCGCATCCTTCGTGCTGATGGTGCTGGGCAGCGAGCGCGCACAGCTCGAAGGAGCGATCAAATATGTGACGATGAACTTGCTGGCATCGGTGCTGTTTCTGATCGGCATCGGCGTGCTGTACGGCAAAACGGGATCGCTGAATTTCGCCGATCTCGCCGTACGCCTGAGCAGCAATCCCCAGGGAGCGCTGGTGAACGTCTCGGCCGTGCTCTTCCTCATCGCCTTCGGTATCAAGGCGGCGGTCTTTCCCTTCTTTTTCTGGCTGCCGGATTCCTATCATGTGCCGCCTCCTGCCGTCACGGCCATATTTTCCGGCCTGCTCACCAAGGTCGGCATATACGCGACATTACGGACTTTTTCCACCATTTTCGTGCACGATCAGGGCTTCACGCAGCCGTACTTCCTTATCGTCGCGGGACTGACCATGGTGATCGGCGTGCTCGGCGCCGTCGCGCAGGGCGAGATGCGGCGGCTGCTCTCGTTTCACATCATCAGTCAGATCGGCTACGCGATGATGGGTATAGGGATATTCACCGGGGCCGCGCTTTCGGGCGTGCTGTATTTTACCCTACATGTCGCCATAGCGAAAGCGGGGTTGTTCCTCGTCGCGGGATACATACTCGCGGTACACGGAAGCACGACGCTGAAGGACCTCGGCGGTCTGCTCCGCTCTTCGCCCTTCGTCGCCATACTTTTTCTCATCCTCGCGCTGGCGCTTGCGGGACTGCCGCCGCTGTCCGGCTTCTTCGCGAAATACGCGCTGATACAGGCGGGGCTTGAAGCCGGCAGTTATGTGATAGTCGCGACGGCGCTGGCCGTGAGCGTGTTGACGCTGTTCTCCATGACGAAAATCTGGGGCGAGGCCTTCTGGCGCGAGCGCGACGGCGACGCGGCCCCAAGCGCCGGAGCCCGCACGCTGCGGAGAGGAGACAGCTGGCTGCTCATCGCGCCCATCGTACTGCTCGCGCTATGCACCGTGGCGATGGGCGTGGGCGCGCAGTACGTGTTCGATCTCACCGACCAGGCCGCGCGCGAGTTGATCGATCCGGCACGGTACATCCACACCATACGCGGAGCATTGCCATGA